A genomic stretch from uncultured Desulfovibrio sp. includes:
- a CDS encoding UxaA family hydrolase: protein MEQDIIRLDSRDNVGVAVVPLKAGQRCAIIGSGEQLAVREDIAFGHKIALVDIPEGGPVIKYGESIALASRPIVQGSLVHIHNMRDTI from the coding sequence ATGGAACAGGATATCATCAGACTGGACAGCCGGGATAATGTGGGTGTGGCTGTGGTGCCTCTGAAGGCCGGTCAGCGCTGTGCTATCATCGGTTCCGGTGAACAGCTGGCCGTTCGCGAGGATATTGCCTTCGGGCACAAGATTGCTCTGGTCGACATTCCGGAGGGAGGCCCTGTGATCAAGTACGGTGAAAGCATTGCACTTGCCAGCCGGCCCATTGTGCAGGGGAGCCTTGTGCACATCCACAATATGCGTGACACCATATAG
- a CDS encoding tripartite tricarboxylate transporter permease, translated as MLDVLVAAFAAFDLTSLPLLSGGVLLGLLFGIIPGLTATLAVILLVPLTYGMDAITGVSLLIGVYIGGISGGLVSAILLGMPGTPSSITTAFDGFPMAKQGLAGKALGAGIVANLFGTLMGWLFLVGVAPQLARLALQFGPFEYVAVILFGLTTVVSLSGDSIPKGFVVALLGLVICTIGMDPINGLPRNTMGLSCLSNGINAVPAMIGLFVVAEVFRECEKGVTGALHHTVRVEGTSSFGWIDFVRGLPNLVRSSLIGVAIGIMPGIGGSLANFVAYDQAKKASPEPETFGQGNVGGVLASESANNAVIGGALIPMLALGIPGDVVSAALMGGLQLHGLEPGPLLFSENPQFIGSVYASFAVNALLMFVFMMALGRRILPKLLLVPKKFLLPVVLVASTVGCYNLGYSLFDMWTAVLFGVVGYLLHRFRYPVTPMIISLVLGKMLEKQLRLALIMGKGSMLPLFTQPLSLLFLVLALLSLGFSLYRAWGRSGSRPRR; from the coding sequence ATGCTTGACGTCCTTGTGGCGGCCTTTGCCGCATTTGACCTCACATCGCTGCCTCTTTTATCCGGAGGCGTGCTGCTCGGTCTTCTCTTTGGCATCATTCCGGGACTTACTGCCACGCTTGCCGTCATCCTGCTGGTGCCCCTTACCTATGGCATGGATGCCATCACAGGGGTTTCCCTGCTCATCGGGGTCTATATCGGCGGTATTTCCGGCGGTCTTGTTTCCGCCATTCTGCTGGGTATGCCCGGCACCCCTTCCTCCATCACCACAGCCTTTGACGGCTTTCCCATGGCAAAGCAGGGGCTGGCGGGCAAGGCGCTCGGGGCCGGCATTGTGGCCAATCTTTTCGGGACGCTCATGGGCTGGCTGTTTCTTGTGGGGGTTGCGCCCCAGCTTGCCCGCCTGGCCCTCCAGTTCGGACCGTTTGAGTATGTGGCGGTCATTCTCTTTGGCCTGACTACCGTGGTGAGCCTGTCGGGAGATTCCATTCCCAAGGGGTTCGTCGTTGCGCTGCTGGGCCTGGTTATCTGTACCATCGGCATGGATCCCATCAATGGTCTGCCCCGCAATACCATGGGGCTGTCCTGTCTTTCCAATGGCATCAATGCCGTCCCCGCCATGATCGGGCTTTTTGTGGTGGCCGAGGTGTTCCGGGAATGCGAGAAGGGCGTGACGGGAGCGCTGCATCACACGGTCCGTGTGGAAGGAACCTCTTCCTTTGGCTGGATCGATTTTGTGCGGGGGCTGCCCAACCTGGTCCGTTCCAGTCTTATCGGCGTAGCCATCGGCATCATGCCCGGCATTGGCGGCAGTCTGGCCAATTTTGTTGCCTATGATCAGGCCAAGAAGGCTTCGCCGGAGCCGGAAACATTCGGGCAGGGTAATGTGGGGGGCGTCCTTGCGTCAGAAAGTGCCAATAATGCCGTTATTGGCGGCGCCCTCATCCCCATGCTTGCCCTGGGCATTCCCGGAGATGTGGTGAGCGCGGCCCTCATGGGCGGCCTGCAGCTGCACGGGCTGGAACCCGGTCCTCTGCTTTTCAGCGAAAATCCGCAGTTCATTGGCAGTGTATATGCCTCCTTTGCCGTCAATGCTTTGCTCATGTTCGTGTTCATGATGGCGCTGGGCCGGCGCATTTTGCCCAAGCTCCTGCTGGTTCCCAAGAAGTTTCTGCTGCCGGTGGTGCTCGTGGCCAGTACGGTGGGCTGTTACAATCTGGGGTACAGTCTGTTTGATATGTGGACAGCCGTGCTCTTTGGTGTGGTGGGTTATCTGCTGCATCGTTTCCGGTATCCCGTCACCCCCATGATCATCAGTCTTGTGCTTGGTAAGATGCTTGAAAAGCAGCTGCGTCTGGCGCTTATCATGGGCAAGGGCAGCATGCTCCCCCTGTTTACGCAGCCATTGAGTTTGCTCTTTCTTGTACTGGCACTTCTGTCTCTCGGATTTTCCCTTTATCGGGCATGGGGGCGCTCCGGGAGCCGCCCCCGGAGGTAG
- a CDS encoding tripartite tricarboxylate transporter TctB family protein: MKSMEYLLLVVLGGVGIWCALGIEEPAFSLQKDYLGVSGYPLLVGLLLAGVCLLRVLCGAFLSAAGAVQPADERPWAVLPVLVAAAYVAGISSVGFLLCTFCYLGLMPFLLDRQSGLRDWWKNLVYALAVSAVLFAFFRLFKIYLPDTILF, encoded by the coding sequence ATGAAGAGTATGGAGTATCTGTTGCTGGTTGTTCTGGGAGGGGTGGGCATCTGGTGTGCCCTGGGCATAGAGGAGCCTGCCTTTTCCTTGCAGAAGGACTACCTCGGTGTGTCGGGCTATCCGTTGCTGGTGGGGCTGCTGCTGGCCGGTGTCTGTCTGCTGCGTGTTCTCTGCGGTGCTTTCTTGTCGGCCGCAGGCGCGGTCCAGCCCGCCGATGAGCGCCCGTGGGCGGTGCTGCCCGTACTGGTGGCTGCCGCCTATGTGGCGGGGATATCGTCAGTGGGATTTCTGCTCTGTACGTTCTGTTATCTGGGACTGATGCCATTTCTGCTTGACCGTCAGTCCGGCCTGCGGGACTGGTGGAAAAATCTGGTGTACGCCCTGGCTGTTTCGGCTGTACTGTTTGCCTTTTTCCGACTGTTCAAAATATATCTGCCGGACACCATCCTGTTTTAG
- a CDS encoding tripartite tricarboxylate transporter substrate binding protein produces MKTPFLLTVVCALSIFLFGHPARSLAAFPEKEVRLIVPYRAGGQSDLTARKLAEVIQTHNLLPHPVIVVNIPGGNTQEGLRNVKNARPDGYTLLLHHSAFITMKALGQIGMSWSDFDMVGQTLVMSNSLVVNADSPFSRASEFIAAVEKAPGKYRIAIPGLGGVAHLALLDVLIRKNILNKVEIIPFDGANEAVTALMSKRVDMRTAPNADMARFVRSGEQRVILVVGDDRLPGIDSPEYAADLGIRNALVLRNGVFAPRGIPEEARTVLAEALRKAVASREFQEFATQQVAEGLFLNADDWARTFREDERNVAKLVEFLVRK; encoded by the coding sequence ATGAAGACACCTTTTTTGCTGACAGTTGTGTGCGCTCTGAGCATTTTTCTGTTTGGTCATCCTGCGCGAAGCCTTGCCGCATTTCCCGAAAAGGAAGTCCGGCTCATTGTTCCCTATCGGGCCGGAGGGCAAAGCGACCTCACTGCCCGGAAGCTGGCAGAAGTGATTCAAACGCATAATCTTCTGCCCCATCCGGTCATCGTGGTGAACATCCCCGGCGGAAATACCCAGGAAGGGCTGCGCAATGTCAAGAACGCCCGCCCTGATGGCTATACCCTGCTGCTGCACCACTCGGCCTTCATTACCATGAAGGCGCTGGGACAGATCGGCATGAGCTGGTCCGATTTCGACATGGTGGGGCAGACGCTGGTCATGTCCAATTCGCTGGTGGTCAATGCGGACTCCCCCTTTTCCCGGGCGTCGGAATTCATTGCCGCGGTGGAAAAGGCCCCTGGCAAGTACAGAATTGCCATTCCCGGGCTTGGCGGCGTGGCGCATCTGGCACTTCTGGATGTGCTCATCCGCAAGAATATTCTGAATAAGGTGGAAATCATTCCCTTTGACGGCGCCAATGAAGCTGTGACGGCGCTCATGAGCAAGCGTGTGGATATGCGTACCGCACCCAATGCGGACATGGCACGCTTTGTCCGGTCGGGCGAGCAGCGCGTCATTCTTGTTGTGGGCGACGACAGGCTTCCGGGAATTGATTCCCCGGAATATGCCGCGGACCTGGGCATACGCAATGCGCTTGTCCTGCGCAATGGCGTCTTTGCCCCGCGTGGCATACCGGAAGAAGCCCGTACGGTGCTGGCCGAAGCCCTGCGCAAGGCTGTTGCCAGCAGGGAGTTTCAGGAATTTGCCACACAGCAGGTGGCCGAGGGGCTGTTCCTGAATGCCGATGACTGGGCCAGAACCTTCCGCGAGGATGAGCGTAACGTGGCCAAGCTTGTGGAGTTTCTTGTCAGGAAGTGA
- a CDS encoding sigma 54-interacting transcriptional regulator → MPQPSPRILFAAPDESFTATLHQALSPLADNILAVNGLEMTPPDIIAYARASSIEVIVSRGGIAEFLREEQVDDADAIPVVSVQVSPFDIIDAIRKARQTSHRIAFIAYAGMLEGIQKITALFDIDVRLIYRSSPWDCVESVFNALENNAEIIIGDARVVKICRENAIPAVLLDSSEESIRQAYASALTITTARDNARREARLLSAILDQLPQGILALDDDGKVLYANAEAARMMEQGKRHLAGQTAARLPLFQKALFASLLHEPSGRASLTDRRQRAISALWQRLSAPVGGMAGIVTLDPRSSPAPASLQERGHEARFSFDDIVGHAATLRRAKHMAQKYAQTDATVLLQGETGTGKELFAHAIHLASPRHNQPFVAVNLAALPQTLVESELFGYVRGAFTDARRSGRQGVFESAGQGTVFLDEIGDMPLEMQSRLLRVLQEGEFSRLGDDRLLKARCRIIAATNQRLEDAVRQGRFRADLYYRLAVLRLDIPSLRERMEDMPELARHFLQRECARYGRIPGEITAGALRLLTERDWPGNIRELRALMERSVLLCEGSPVIMDETLLRAMLGSAPPNQPLHSLPEREAILEAMRQCGNNRNKAAALLGMHRSTLWRKLKNL, encoded by the coding sequence ATGCCTCAGCCCTCACCCCGAATTCTCTTTGCCGCACCGGACGAATCCTTCACCGCAACGCTGCATCAGGCCCTGTCCCCCCTCGCGGACAATATTCTTGCCGTCAACGGCCTGGAAATGACGCCACCGGACATCATCGCCTATGCCCGGGCCTCATCCATTGAGGTCATCGTCAGCCGGGGCGGAATTGCGGAATTTCTGCGCGAGGAACAGGTCGACGATGCCGACGCCATCCCCGTCGTCAGCGTGCAGGTATCTCCCTTTGATATCATTGATGCCATTCGCAAAGCCCGGCAGACAAGCCATCGCATTGCCTTCATTGCCTATGCCGGCATGCTTGAAGGCATTCAGAAGATCACCGCCCTTTTTGACATTGACGTGCGCCTCATCTACCGCTCCTCGCCATGGGACTGTGTGGAGTCCGTCTTCAATGCCCTGGAAAACAACGCGGAAATCATCATCGGTGATGCACGGGTGGTAAAAATATGCCGGGAAAATGCCATCCCTGCCGTACTGCTTGACTCCAGCGAAGAATCCATACGCCAGGCCTATGCCTCGGCCCTGACCATCACCACAGCACGGGACAATGCACGCAGGGAGGCCCGGCTGCTCTCTGCCATACTGGATCAGCTGCCGCAGGGAATCCTGGCCCTGGATGACGACGGGAAGGTGCTCTACGCCAATGCAGAGGCGGCACGCATGATGGAACAGGGGAAACGGCACCTTGCCGGCCAGACTGCCGCACGTCTGCCTCTGTTTCAGAAAGCCCTCTTTGCCTCCCTGCTGCACGAACCATCAGGCAGAGCATCTCTGACGGACAGACGGCAACGCGCCATTTCTGCCCTGTGGCAAAGGCTGTCGGCACCCGTCGGCGGCATGGCAGGAATTGTCACGCTGGACCCCAGGTCCAGCCCAGCCCCGGCAAGCCTTCAGGAGAGGGGACATGAAGCCCGCTTTTCCTTTGATGACATTGTGGGCCACGCCGCAACCCTACGCAGGGCCAAGCACATGGCGCAGAAGTATGCCCAGACCGATGCCACCGTCCTCCTGCAGGGGGAAACCGGCACGGGCAAAGAACTCTTTGCCCATGCCATCCATCTGGCCAGCCCCCGCCACAACCAGCCGTTTGTGGCGGTCAATCTTGCGGCACTCCCGCAAACCCTCGTGGAGAGCGAACTTTTCGGCTACGTGCGGGGCGCTTTCACCGACGCACGGCGCAGTGGCAGACAGGGCGTCTTTGAATCGGCCGGACAGGGAACCGTCTTTCTTGACGAAATTGGCGACATGCCGCTGGAGATGCAGAGCAGGCTTCTGCGTGTTCTTCAGGAAGGGGAGTTTTCCCGACTGGGTGATGACCGACTGCTGAAAGCCCGTTGCCGCATCATCGCCGCCACTAACCAGCGCCTAGAGGACGCTGTACGGCAGGGACGCTTCCGGGCAGACCTCTACTACCGCCTGGCGGTCCTCAGGCTGGATATTCCCAGCCTCCGGGAACGTATGGAGGACATGCCTGAACTTGCCCGCCATTTTCTGCAACGGGAATGCGCCCGCTACGGGCGTATCCCCGGCGAGATCACCGCCGGCGCCCTGCGCCTGCTGACAGAACGGGACTGGCCCGGGAACATCCGGGAACTACGGGCGCTCATGGAGCGCAGTGTACTGCTGTGCGAGGGATCGCCGGTGATCATGGACGAAACGCTGCTGCGTGCCATGCTGGGAAGTGCACCCCCAAACCAACCGCTGCACAGCCTGCCGGAACGAGAGGCCATTCTCGAGGCCATGCGCCAGTGCGGCAACAATCGAAACAAGGCTGCCGCCCTGCTTGGCATGCACCGCTCTACTCTCTGGCGCAAGCTCAAGAATCTGTAA